One genomic segment of Nocardia spumae includes these proteins:
- a CDS encoding YlxR family protein, producing the protein MAAVQWTQAQRESSVSALSAQVGTRVTTRDPGPVRTCVGCRKRELAADLLRVVAQSPGSVPDRDAAVVIVPDPQRRLPGRGAWLHPVSACLSMAERRRAFGRALRVSGKLDISALEHYVENRHEHS; encoded by the coding sequence ATGGCAGCGGTACAGTGGACACAGGCTCAGCGCGAGTCTTCGGTATCCGCACTTTCCGCCCAGGTCGGAACTCGGGTCACAACCCGGGATCCCGGCCCTGTCCGGACCTGTGTCGGATGCCGGAAACGCGAGCTGGCCGCCGATCTGTTGCGGGTCGTGGCACAGTCACCCGGCAGCGTTCCCGACAGGGATGCCGCCGTCGTGATCGTTCCCGATCCGCAGCGCAGACTTCCCGGGAGGGGTGCTTGGCTGCACCCCGTTTCGGCTTGTCTGAGCATGGCAGAGCGGCGCCGAGCGTTCGGCAGAGCGCTACGAGTGTCCGGAAAACTGGATATCTCAGCCCTGGAGCACTACGTCGAGAACAGGCACGAGCACTCATGA
- the infB gene encoding translation initiation factor IF-2 gives MAGKARVHELAKELGVTSKELLATLKEQGEFVKSASSTVEAPVARRLRESFAAKSAPANGSAKSSAKPGPAQARPAAKPSAGVTPGPRPGPRPTPAAAQADSAPAAEAPTAPRPDAVKPGPAVKPGPKPAPQQPAAPAASAGSAQAPQTGARPTPGAPRPGQGRNTPGGQQGAPRPAASGPKPGPKPPRVGNNPFSSAPERPAPRPASGPRPAPGPRPGPGQNAPRPGQGGPRPTPGGAPRPPAGQGGPRPGGPRPSPGSMPPRPNPGAMPARAARPGPAAGRPGRPGGGAGGGRPGGGGGGGNYRGGGGAGGGGGAGAPAAGGFRGRPGGGGRPGGGGGRGGAAGAFGRPGGAPRKGRKSKRAKRAEYENMQAPSVGGVRLPRGNGEIIRLARGASLSDFAEKINANPASLVQVLFNLGEMVTATQSVNDEIFELLGGEMNYVVHVVSPEDEDRELLESFDLTYGEDEGDEEDLQVRPPVVTVMGHVDHGKTRLLDTIRKTNVREGEAGGITQHIGAYQVLTNVNDEERLITFIDTPGHEAFTAMRARGAKATDIAILVVAADDGVMPQTVEAINHAQAADVPIVVAVNKIDKEGANPEKVRQQLTEYNLVAEEYGGETMFVNISARQGTNIEALLEAVVLTADAALDLRANPDMDAQGVAIEAHLDRGRGPVATVLVQRGTLRVGDSIVAGDAYGRVRRMVDEHGEDVDAALPSRPVQVIGFTSVPGAGDNLLVVEEDRIARQIADRRNARKRNALAARSRKRISLEDLDAALKETSELNLILKGDNSGTVEALEEALLGIEISDEVRLRVIDRGVGGVTETNVNLASASNAIIIGFNVRAEGKATELANREGVDIRYYSVIYQAIDEIEKALKGMLKPIYEEAELGRAEIRAVFRSSKFGNIAGCMITSGTVKRNAKARLLRDSVVIADTTIQSLRREKDDATEVREGFECGMTLGYNDIKEGDIIEAYELREKPRD, from the coding sequence GTGGCAGGCAAGGCCCGCGTGCACGAGTTGGCAAAAGAACTCGGTGTCACGAGTAAAGAACTACTCGCAACGCTCAAGGAGCAGGGCGAGTTCGTGAAGTCGGCGTCGTCGACGGTGGAGGCACCCGTCGCGCGTCGGCTCCGGGAGTCGTTCGCGGCGAAGTCCGCTCCCGCCAACGGCTCCGCGAAATCATCCGCGAAACCCGGTCCCGCGCAGGCGCGCCCGGCCGCCAAGCCGTCCGCCGGCGTAACGCCGGGGCCGCGTCCCGGCCCGCGTCCGACTCCGGCTGCGGCCCAGGCCGATTCGGCGCCCGCCGCCGAGGCTCCCACGGCACCCCGTCCCGATGCGGTCAAGCCCGGTCCGGCGGTCAAGCCCGGCCCGAAGCCGGCTCCGCAGCAGCCCGCGGCCCCGGCGGCGTCCGCCGGTTCGGCCCAGGCACCGCAGACCGGCGCCCGTCCCACTCCGGGCGCGCCGCGTCCCGGCCAGGGTCGTAACACTCCGGGTGGCCAGCAGGGCGCGCCGCGTCCGGCCGCTTCGGGTCCCAAGCCGGGCCCGAAGCCGCCGCGGGTCGGTAACAACCCGTTCTCCTCGGCTCCCGAGCGTCCCGCGCCGCGTCCGGCCTCCGGCCCGCGTCCGGCGCCGGGGCCGCGTCCCGGTCCGGGACAGAACGCGCCGCGTCCGGGCCAGGGTGGTCCCCGCCCGACTCCGGGTGGCGCGCCGCGTCCCCCGGCCGGTCAGGGCGGTCCTCGCCCCGGCGGCCCGCGTCCTTCCCCGGGTTCGATGCCGCCGCGGCCGAATCCGGGTGCCATGCCCGCTCGCGCTGCCCGTCCGGGGCCGGCGGCCGGTCGTCCGGGTCGTCCCGGTGGCGGTGCCGGCGGTGGCCGTCCCGGTGGTGGCGGCGGCGGCGGTAACTACCGCGGTGGCGGCGGTGCCGGTGGCGGCGGCGGCGCGGGTGCGCCCGCGGCCGGTGGCTTCCGGGGTCGTCCCGGTGGCGGTGGCCGTCCCGGTGGCGGTGGCGGTCGCGGCGGTGCCGCGGGTGCCTTCGGCCGTCCCGGTGGCGCCCCCCGCAAGGGCCGCAAGTCGAAGCGGGCGAAACGCGCCGAATACGAGAACATGCAGGCACCGTCGGTCGGCGGTGTGCGGCTGCCCCGCGGCAACGGCGAGATCATCCGTCTCGCTCGCGGCGCGTCGCTGTCGGACTTCGCCGAGAAGATCAACGCCAACCCGGCCTCGCTGGTGCAGGTGCTGTTCAACCTCGGTGAGATGGTCACCGCGACCCAGTCGGTGAACGACGAGATCTTCGAGCTGCTCGGCGGCGAGATGAACTACGTCGTGCACGTGGTCTCGCCCGAGGACGAGGACCGCGAGCTGCTGGAGAGCTTCGACCTCACCTACGGCGAGGACGAGGGCGACGAGGAGGACCTGCAGGTCCGTCCGCCGGTCGTGACCGTCATGGGTCACGTCGACCACGGTAAGACCCGACTGCTGGACACCATCCGCAAGACCAACGTCCGCGAGGGCGAGGCCGGCGGTATCACCCAGCACATCGGCGCCTACCAGGTGCTCACCAACGTCAACGACGAAGAGCGTCTGATCACCTTCATCGACACCCCGGGTCACGAGGCGTTCACCGCCATGCGTGCTCGTGGTGCGAAGGCCACCGATATCGCGATCCTGGTGGTCGCGGCCGACGACGGCGTCATGCCGCAGACGGTGGAGGCCATCAACCACGCGCAGGCCGCGGATGTGCCGATCGTGGTGGCGGTCAACAAGATCGACAAGGAAGGCGCGAACCCGGAGAAGGTCCGGCAGCAGCTGACCGAGTACAACCTGGTGGCCGAGGAGTACGGCGGCGAAACCATGTTCGTCAACATCTCCGCGCGTCAGGGCACCAATATCGAAGCCCTGCTCGAGGCCGTGGTGCTGACCGCGGACGCCGCACTGGATCTGCGGGCCAACCCGGATATGGACGCCCAGGGTGTCGCCATCGAGGCGCACCTGGACCGCGGCCGTGGTCCGGTTGCCACCGTCCTGGTGCAGCGCGGTACCTTGCGCGTCGGTGACTCGATCGTGGCCGGTGACGCCTACGGTCGCGTCCGCCGGATGGTCGACGAACACGGTGAGGACGTGGACGCGGCGCTGCCGTCGCGGCCGGTGCAGGTCATCGGTTTCACCTCGGTGCCGGGCGCGGGCGACAACCTGCTCGTCGTCGAGGAGGACCGCATCGCCCGCCAGATCGCCGACCGGCGCAACGCGCGTAAGCGCAACGCTCTGGCCGCGCGTAGCCGCAAGCGGATCAGCCTGGAAGATCTGGACGCCGCTCTGAAGGAGACCTCGGAGCTCAACCTGATCCTCAAGGGTGACAACTCCGGTACGGTCGAGGCCCTCGAAGAGGCGCTGCTCGGTATCGAGATCAGCGATGAGGTCCGGCTGCGGGTCATCGACCGCGGTGTCGGTGGCGTCACCGAGACCAACGTCAACCTGGCCTCGGCGTCGAACGCGATCATCATCGGCTTCAACGTCCGTGCCGAGGGCAAGGCCACCGAACTCGCCAACCGCGAGGGTGTGGACATCCGCTACTACTCGGTGATCTACCAGGCCATCGACGAGATCGAGAAGGCCCTGAAGGGCATGCTCAAGCCGATCTACGAAGAGGCCGAACTGGGTCGCGCCGAGATTCGCGCGGTGTTCCGCTCCTCGAAGTTCGGCAACATCGCCGGCTGCATGATCACCTCCGGGACGGTCAAGCGCAACGCCAAGGCCCGTCTGCTCCGCGACAGCGTGGTGATCGCCGATACGACGATCCAGTCGCTGCGCCGGGAGAAGGACGATGCCACCGAGGTCCGCGAGGGCTTCGAGTGCGGTATGACGTTGGGCTACAACGACATCAAGGAAGGCGACATCATCGAGGCCTACGAGCTTCGGGAGAAGCCGCGCGACTGA
- a CDS encoding DUF503 domain-containing protein: MFVGALEFDILLGDVHSLKQKRSVIRPVLAELQRFGISAAEAGDHDQHRRTRLGVAMVSAEMGHLTEVLDKCERHVAARPELQLLAVRRRIFGPED; the protein is encoded by the coding sequence TTGTTCGTCGGAGCATTGGAATTCGACATCCTGCTCGGCGATGTGCACTCGTTGAAACAGAAGCGCTCCGTGATTCGTCCGGTGCTGGCCGAACTACAGCGGTTCGGGATCAGCGCGGCCGAGGCCGGAGATCATGATCAACACCGCCGCACCCGTTTGGGTGTCGCCATGGTCAGCGCCGAGATGGGACATCTCACAGAGGTGCTGGACAAGTGTGAACGCCACGTCGCGGCGCGTCCGGAGTTACAGTTGCTGGCAGTACGCCGCCGCATCTTCGGACCCGAAGACTGA
- the rbfA gene encoding 30S ribosome-binding factor RbfA, producing the protein MVDQARARRLAKRIVTIVGTAIEYEIKDPRLRFITVTDAKVTGDLREATVYYTVMGETLSAEPDFAGAAAGLEKAKGVLRSKVGAATGIKFTPSLSFVLDTVPDAAREMEQLLAQARASDERVAQVAANATHAGEADPYKPDPEEED; encoded by the coding sequence ATGGTGGATCAGGCCAGGGCACGCCGACTCGCGAAGCGGATCGTGACCATCGTCGGCACGGCGATCGAATACGAGATCAAGGATCCGCGGCTGCGTTTCATCACCGTCACCGATGCCAAGGTGACCGGTGATCTGCGGGAGGCGACCGTCTATTACACGGTGATGGGTGAAACCCTCTCCGCCGAACCGGATTTCGCGGGCGCCGCGGCCGGACTGGAGAAGGCCAAGGGGGTGTTGCGCTCCAAGGTCGGCGCCGCCACCGGGATCAAATTCACGCCGTCGCTGAGCTTCGTCCTCGATACCGTGCCGGATGCGGCCCGGGAGATGGAGCAGTTGCTGGCGCAGGCGCGGGCCTCCGACGAGCGGGTCGCACAGGTAGCGGCGAACGCCACCCACGCGGGTGAAGCCGATCCCTACAAACCCGACCCGGAAGAGGAAGACTGA
- a CDS encoding DHH family phosphoesterase, protein MTAVTSTADPAAAVEILAAARSVTVLCHVQPDADTVGSGLALAQVLHRRGVPVQVSFAEPSDLPASMRSLPGVEHLVAADRVAARVDLLVTVDCGSAGRLGALADRIDGAATTLVIDHHRSNTRFGTVNLIDDTAESTTSVLARVFDAWGEEIDRDIAHCLFAGLVTDTGCFRWGGPGTHLLADRLLATGIDGAGITRTLMDTHPFGWLSMLSRVLGSARLQPEAAGGAGLVYAFVRAGDTEGVRSEEVESVIDVVRTTAEADIAAVFKQSRADPDRWTVSLRSRDSGVGAGDAVDVARVAAALGGGGHRYAAGYTTEGAAGELVANLVSALDGAR, encoded by the coding sequence ATGACAGCAGTGACGTCGACGGCCGATCCGGCCGCGGCCGTCGAAATTTTGGCGGCGGCCCGATCGGTGACGGTGCTCTGCCATGTGCAACCCGACGCCGACACCGTCGGTAGCGGACTGGCGCTGGCGCAGGTGCTGCATCGGCGCGGCGTCCCGGTACAGGTGTCGTTCGCGGAACCGAGTGATCTCCCGGCGTCGATGCGATCGCTGCCCGGCGTCGAACATCTGGTCGCGGCCGACCGGGTCGCCGCGCGGGTGGACCTGCTGGTCACCGTCGACTGCGGCAGTGCCGGTCGGCTCGGCGCGCTGGCGGACCGGATCGACGGTGCGGCAACCACTTTGGTGATCGATCACCATCGCTCCAACACCCGCTTCGGCACCGTGAACCTGATCGACGACACCGCGGAGTCGACGACCAGCGTGCTGGCGCGGGTCTTCGACGCCTGGGGTGAGGAGATCGATCGCGATATCGCGCACTGCCTGTTCGCGGGCCTGGTGACCGATACCGGCTGCTTCCGCTGGGGCGGACCCGGAACCCATCTGCTAGCCGATCGGTTGCTGGCGACCGGGATCGATGGTGCCGGAATCACTCGCACACTGATGGATACGCATCCGTTCGGCTGGTTGTCGATGCTGTCGCGGGTGCTGGGGTCGGCGCGGCTGCAACCGGAAGCCGCCGGCGGCGCCGGGCTCGTGTACGCGTTCGTGCGGGCCGGAGACACCGAGGGGGTGCGCTCGGAAGAGGTGGAAAGCGTCATCGACGTCGTCCGCACCACGGCCGAGGCCGATATCGCGGCGGTATTCAAACAATCGCGGGCCGATCCGGATCGGTGGACGGTATCGCTGCGGTCGCGCGACAGCGGTGTCGGGGCGGGTGACGCGGTGGATGTGGCCCGGGTCGCGGCGGCGCTGGGCGGTGGCGGCCATCGCTATGCCGCCGGATATACGACCGAGGGTGCCGCCGGGGAACTGGTGGCGAACCTGGTCTCGGCCCTGGACGGCGCGCGGTAG
- a CDS encoding MATE family efflux transporter — MTPAEGSAARLDGAVEDAHGAARIRPDPVAAGPRRILGIAVPTLGVLVAEPVYLLFDMAVVGRLGALALAGLAVGGLILGQVSTQLTFLSYGTTARSSRRHGAGDTPGAVAEGVQASWLAVAAGLAIVVVLQICARPIVDVIAGGHDIADEALGWLRIALFGVPLILLTMAGNGWLRGVQQTRRPLAYVVAGLIVSAVLCPLLVHGLLGMPRLELAGSAVANVTGQLISGALFAAALVRQRVSLRPRPAVMRAQLVLGRDLIVRSLAFQACFVSAGAVAARFGAASVAAHQLVLQLWNFLSLTLDSLAIAAQTLTGAALGAGDASGARRLARRITLWSTVFAVLLAVIFAAGYSVIPRLFTDDPTVLDRVHVIWWFFVALIPAAGVVFALDGVLLGAGDASYLRNTTMAAALAGFLPAIWLALTFDWGIAGIWSGLSAFILLRLLAVAGRALSGRWVRVGSEIPRSSSWRGE; from the coding sequence ATGACTCCCGCCGAGGGGAGTGCGGCCCGGCTCGACGGGGCCGTGGAGGATGCGCACGGCGCGGCCCGAATCCGGCCGGATCCCGTGGCCGCCGGACCCCGGCGGATCCTCGGTATCGCGGTGCCCACCCTGGGCGTGCTCGTCGCCGAACCGGTTTATCTGCTGTTCGATATGGCGGTCGTCGGCCGGCTGGGAGCGCTGGCTCTGGCGGGGCTGGCGGTCGGCGGCCTGATTCTCGGCCAGGTCAGCACGCAGTTGACCTTCCTCAGCTACGGCACCACGGCGCGGTCGTCGCGCCGTCACGGTGCGGGGGACACACCGGGTGCGGTGGCCGAAGGTGTGCAGGCCAGCTGGCTCGCGGTGGCCGCGGGCCTGGCGATCGTCGTGGTGCTGCAGATATGCGCGCGGCCGATCGTGGATGTGATCGCCGGCGGGCACGACATCGCGGACGAGGCGCTGGGGTGGCTGCGGATCGCGCTGTTCGGGGTGCCGCTGATCCTGCTCACCATGGCGGGCAACGGCTGGTTGCGCGGTGTCCAGCAGACGCGCAGACCGCTGGCGTACGTCGTTGCCGGACTGATTGTCTCGGCCGTGCTCTGCCCGCTGCTGGTACACGGGCTGCTGGGTATGCCCCGGCTGGAACTGGCCGGTTCGGCGGTGGCCAATGTGACCGGGCAGCTGATCTCGGGCGCGTTGTTCGCCGCAGCCCTGGTGCGGCAACGGGTTTCGCTGCGTCCGAGACCCGCGGTGATGCGCGCGCAGCTGGTGCTCGGCCGCGATCTGATCGTGCGCAGCCTGGCCTTCCAGGCCTGCTTCGTCTCCGCGGGCGCGGTCGCGGCGCGGTTCGGCGCCGCCTCGGTGGCAGCGCATCAACTGGTGTTGCAGCTGTGGAACTTCCTGTCGCTGACACTGGATTCGCTGGCGATCGCCGCGCAGACGCTGACCGGTGCGGCGCTGGGCGCCGGGGACGCATCCGGGGCCCGGCGGCTGGCGCGGCGAATCACGCTGTGGTCCACGGTGTTCGCCGTGCTGCTGGCGGTGATCTTCGCCGCCGGGTATTCGGTGATTCCACGGTTGTTCACCGATGATCCGACGGTGCTCGATCGGGTGCACGTGATCTGGTGGTTCTTCGTGGCGCTCATTCCGGCCGCCGGAGTGGTCTTCGCGCTCGACGGGGTCCTGCTGGGTGCCGGTGACGCCTCCTATCTGCGCAACACCACGATGGCCGCCGCGCTGGCCGGATTCCTGCCGGCCATCTGGCTGGCACTGACCTTCGACTGGGGGATCGCGGGCATCTGGTCGGGACTGAGCGCCTTCATCCTGCTGCGCCTGCTCGCGGTCGCCGGGCGTGCGCTGTCGGGCCGCTGGGTGCGGGTCGGGTCGGAGATTCCCCGGTCGTCGTCGTGGCGCGGTGAGTGA